One genomic segment of Sphingomonas sp. KR3-1 includes these proteins:
- a CDS encoding aldose epimerase family protein: MTLHKSALLVGAALATVLASNADAATAKRGTFGKLADGRTVGSVTLSNARGVSANIIAWGATIQSVIMPDRNGKKADVALGYDNIDQYISKPQYFGPIVGRFGNRLAAGRFKLDGQTYQTPINNGKNALHGGTTGFDKVLWDVVSVKNGPTASVTLRYVSPDGDQGYPGTMTVDATYSLDEANNLTIEYVATTDKATIANLTNHAYWNLSGEGSANGAMGHVVTIPAQTYLPTDDGAIPTGEFKSVAGTVFDFRKPMAVGLRVRDARDQQVVWARGYDHNWVIGREVTKTQHLMAKVYDPASGRGFELWSNQPGLQFYSGNFLDGTSYGKSRHVYREGDAIVMEPQIFPDAPNQKGFPNARLDPGQTYRNVMTYRLTTGQAAKR, encoded by the coding sequence ATGACCCTGCACAAAAGCGCATTGCTGGTCGGCGCAGCGCTCGCCACCGTTCTGGCATCGAACGCCGATGCCGCGACCGCCAAGCGCGGCACCTTCGGCAAGCTGGCCGATGGCCGCACCGTCGGTTCGGTGACCCTGTCCAACGCGCGCGGCGTCTCGGCGAACATCATCGCCTGGGGTGCGACGATCCAGTCGGTGATCATGCCCGACCGCAACGGCAAGAAGGCCGATGTCGCGCTCGGCTATGACAATATCGACCAGTATATCTCGAAGCCGCAATATTTCGGCCCGATCGTTGGCCGCTTCGGCAACCGCCTGGCGGCGGGCCGCTTCAAGCTCGACGGCCAGACCTACCAGACCCCGATCAACAACGGGAAGAACGCGCTTCACGGCGGCACCACTGGCTTCGACAAGGTGCTGTGGGACGTTGTCTCGGTGAAGAACGGCCCGACCGCCTCGGTGACGCTGCGCTATGTCAGCCCGGACGGCGACCAGGGCTATCCCGGCACGATGACCGTCGACGCGACCTATTCGCTCGACGAGGCGAACAACCTGACGATCGAATATGTCGCGACCACCGACAAGGCGACGATCGCCAACCTGACCAACCACGCCTATTGGAACCTGTCGGGCGAGGGCAGCGCGAACGGCGCGATGGGGCATGTCGTGACGATCCCGGCGCAGACCTATCTGCCGACCGACGACGGCGCGATCCCGACCGGCGAGTTCAAGTCCGTCGCCGGCACCGTGTTCGATTTCCGCAAGCCGATGGCGGTGGGCCTGCGCGTGCGCGACGCGCGCGACCAGCAGGTCGTCTGGGCGCGCGGCTATGACCATAACTGGGTGATCGGGCGCGAGGTCACCAAGACCCAGCATCTGATGGCCAAGGTCTATGATCCCGCCTCGGGCCGCGGCTTCGAGCTGTGGTCGAACCAGCCGGGTCTGCAATTCTATTCGGGCAACTTCCTCGACGGCACCTCCTACGGCAAGTCGCGCCACGTCTATCGCGAGGGCGATGCGATCGTGATGGAGCCGCAGATCTTCCCGGATGCGCCTAACCAGAAGGGCTTCCCCAACGCCCGGCTCGATCCGGGCCAGACCTATCGCAACGTGATGACCTATCGCCTGACCACCGGTCAGGCGGCCAAGCGCTAA
- a CDS encoding cellulase family glycosylhydrolase, producing MKRILMFVAAMLAATPAVARDQWTPAQANAWYARQPWLVGSNYTPANAINQLEMWQPETFDPATIDKELGYAESIGMNTMRVFLHNLLWENDPEGLKKRMDVFLTLAAKHHIKPLFVLFDSCWDPNPVAGPQHPPIPGVHNSGWVQAPGAARLKDESQYGKLEGYVKGVVGAFANDPRVLGWDLWNEPNNGGGGNYKPTPQKKEMVAKLLPQVFAWARSVDPSQPLTSGVWIGEHWDDQSKLDATEKTQITQSDVLTFHDYSWPETFEKRARQMLSYGRPVICTEYMARGNGSTFDGSLPIAKRLNIGMMNWGFVDGKTQTRLPWDSWKKPYTLDEPTIWFHEVFRGDGTPYRQAETDLIKRLATSPKGVVPATPAAK from the coding sequence ATGAAGCGTATCCTGATGTTCGTCGCCGCGATGCTCGCGGCGACTCCCGCGGTCGCGCGCGACCAATGGACTCCTGCGCAGGCGAATGCCTGGTACGCCAGGCAGCCCTGGCTGGTCGGCTCCAACTACACGCCGGCCAATGCGATCAACCAGCTCGAGATGTGGCAGCCCGAGACCTTCGATCCGGCGACGATCGACAAGGAGCTTGGCTATGCCGAGTCGATCGGCATGAACACGATGCGCGTCTTCCTGCACAATCTGCTCTGGGAGAATGACCCCGAGGGGCTGAAGAAGCGGATGGACGTGTTCCTCACGCTCGCCGCCAAGCACCATATCAAGCCGCTGTTCGTGCTGTTCGACAGCTGCTGGGATCCGAACCCGGTCGCCGGCCCGCAGCATCCGCCGATCCCGGGCGTGCACAATTCGGGCTGGGTCCAGGCGCCGGGCGCCGCGCGGCTCAAGGACGAGAGCCAGTATGGCAAGCTCGAGGGCTATGTGAAGGGCGTCGTCGGCGCCTTCGCCAACGATCCGCGCGTGCTCGGCTGGGACCTGTGGAACGAGCCGAACAATGGCGGCGGCGGCAACTACAAGCCGACCCCGCAGAAGAAGGAAATGGTCGCCAAGCTGCTGCCCCAGGTCTTCGCCTGGGCGCGCTCGGTGGACCCGAGCCAGCCGCTCACCTCGGGCGTGTGGATCGGCGAGCATTGGGACGACCAGTCCAAGCTCGACGCGACCGAGAAGACGCAGATCACCCAGTCGGACGTGCTGACCTTCCACGACTATAGCTGGCCCGAGACTTTCGAGAAGCGCGCGCGCCAGATGCTCAGCTATGGCCGTCCGGTGATCTGCACCGAGTATATGGCGCGCGGCAACGGCTCGACCTTCGACGGGTCGCTGCCGATCGCCAAGCGGCTGAACATCGGCATGATGAACTGGGGCTTTGTCGACGGGAAGACGCAGACGCGCCTGCCCTGGGACAGCTGGAAGAAGCCGTACACGCTCGACGAGCCGACGATCTGGTTCCACGAGGTGTTCCGCGGCGACGGCACGCCCTATCGCCAGGCCGAGACCGACCTGATCAAGCGGCTGGCGACCTCGCCCAAGGGCGTGGTCCCGGCGACCCCGGCTGCCAAGTGA
- a CDS encoding family 43 glycosylhydrolase: protein MRRMVQAALAGLVLAALPAHAQDAPSFFDGADPDFEVADGQYWLYPTFGGKTLVAWHSPDMKNWEKGPVLLDHSMIPWIDDDHAPEHRLWAPDMVRANGRYYFYYSIGPQNPTPSRIGVARCEGPAGPCKDSGKPLVNDGGHGFEAIDPAVFVDPRTKTAYLYAGGSAGATLRVWMLKPDMVSIDHEVKVQTPAHFTEGSFMFERNGTYYLSYSSGNFRDTTYSVHYATAKSPTGPWTYRGPILVSDAKYKGPGHHAFLRDPKDGRWYIAYHRWEGQPHDGPYTGSRRVAITTVAFGKDGSILPVKMD, encoded by the coding sequence ATGCGGCGGATGGTCCAGGCGGCGCTGGCGGGGCTCGTCCTCGCCGCGCTGCCGGCGCATGCCCAGGACGCGCCGTCCTTCTTCGACGGCGCCGATCCGGACTTCGAAGTCGCGGACGGGCAGTACTGGCTATACCCGACCTTTGGCGGCAAGACGCTGGTCGCCTGGCATTCCCCCGACATGAAGAACTGGGAAAAGGGGCCCGTCCTCCTCGACCATTCGATGATCCCGTGGATCGATGACGATCACGCACCCGAGCATCGCCTCTGGGCGCCCGACATGGTCCGCGCGAACGGCCGCTATTATTTCTATTACTCGATCGGCCCGCAGAACCCGACGCCGAGCCGCATCGGCGTGGCACGCTGCGAGGGGCCGGCGGGGCCGTGCAAGGACAGCGGCAAGCCGCTGGTAAACGACGGCGGCCACGGCTTCGAAGCGATCGATCCGGCGGTGTTCGTCGATCCCCGGACGAAGACGGCGTATCTCTATGCCGGCGGCAGCGCCGGCGCGACGCTGCGCGTGTGGATGCTCAAGCCCGACATGGTCAGCATCGACCATGAAGTGAAGGTGCAGACGCCGGCGCACTTCACCGAGGGCTCGTTCATGTTCGAGCGGAACGGGACCTACTACCTGTCCTATTCCTCGGGCAATTTCCGCGACACCACCTATTCGGTGCACTACGCCACGGCCAAGTCGCCCACCGGCCCCTGGACCTACCGCGGGCCGATCCTGGTCAGCGATGCCAAGTACAAGGGGCCCGGCCACCACGCCTTCCTGCGCGATCCCAAGGACGGGCGCTGGTACATCGCCTATCACCGCTGGGAAGGGCAGCCGCATGACGGCCCCTATACCGGCTCGCGCCGGGTGGCGATCACGACGGTCGCGTTCGGCAAGGACGGGTCGATCCTGCCGGTCAAGATGGACTGA
- a CDS encoding FadR/GntR family transcriptional regulator, which yields MRPQLGRNLTYGLLDRLGRAIVTGHYETQPFPTEAELTKQHGVSRSVTREAVKMLTAKGLLSARPRQGTVVEPTSSWNLFDTDVLRWLLERQFSVDLLIQFNQLRVAIEPEAAALAARFATDSDIEIIGEGLARMEAAEKGLDDTLEADIAFHVSILRASGNPFYVQFRDVVGTALRTSIRFTNRLKGRTANVADHGHVLEAIKARDPDAARIAMRALIADVLELINTHEGTPAS from the coding sequence ATGCGTCCCCAGCTTGGGCGCAACCTGACCTATGGCCTGCTCGACCGGCTCGGCCGCGCGATCGTCACCGGCCATTACGAGACCCAGCCCTTCCCCACCGAGGCGGAGCTGACCAAGCAGCATGGCGTCAGCCGCTCGGTGACGCGCGAGGCGGTGAAGATGCTCACCGCCAAGGGCCTGCTGAGCGCCCGCCCGCGCCAGGGCACGGTGGTCGAGCCGACCTCGTCCTGGAACCTGTTCGACACCGATGTGCTGCGCTGGCTGCTCGAGCGGCAATTCTCGGTCGACCTGCTCATCCAGTTCAACCAGCTGCGCGTCGCGATCGAGCCCGAAGCCGCCGCGCTCGCCGCGCGCTTCGCCACCGACAGCGACATCGAGATCATCGGCGAGGGCCTGGCCCGCATGGAAGCCGCCGAGAAGGGCCTGGACGACACGCTGGAGGCCGACATCGCTTTCCACGTCTCGATCCTGCGCGCCTCGGGCAACCCCTTCTACGTCCAGTTCCGCGACGTGGTCGGCACCGCGCTGCGCACCTCGATCCGCTTCACCAACCGGCTGAAGGGCCGCACCGCGAACGTCGCCGATCACGGCCATGTGCTCGAGGCGATCAAGGCCCGCGACCCCGACGCCGCCCGCATCGCAATGCGCGCGCTGATCGCCGACGTGCTCGAGCTGATCAACACGCATGAGGGCACGCCGGCGAGCTGA